The nucleotide window CCGCCCTCGCGTTTCTCCTTCTTCTCTCCTTGCGGACGGGGGACGTCCTCTCCGATCCGGCCGACGAGGAGGGGCGGAACGGCGCGGCGCACGCGATCGATCCGGTTGCAGCGGTCCGGCCGGGACTGCCGCGGGCCACTGGGCCACTCCCGCCGCCGGCGACGGGCCAATGAGAGGGCTGTGCGCTCGAGATCCCCGGTGCCATCGCGCGGCGTAGAGCGGTCTATGGACGAGCGCCTCGCCGAACGGATCCGGCCCCTGAACGACGCCCGGCGGGAGGGGCGGGGGGAGTTCGTCCTCTGGTGGGCTGCCACGGCTCTCCGGGTCGACGAGAACCCGGCCCTCGAGGTCGCGATCGCGGAGGCGAACGCGCGCCACCTGCCGGTGGTCGTCTACCAGGACCTGACCTGGCGTGCGCGGTGGGCGACGGACCGCCGGTTCCGGTTCGTCCTCGAAGGGGTCCCGGGTCTCGCCCGGGATCTCGCGGCCCGGGGCGTGAGGCACTTCTTCCGCCTCGAGCGCGGGCCGGGAGACCCCTCGGGGGCGCTCCTCGACCTCGCCCGGCGCGCCGACCTCGTCGTGACGGAGGACTTCCCGGCCGGGGGCTTCGCGCGGCGGCGGGCACGGCTCGCCGAGGAGGCGGGCGTTCCCGTCGTCGCGGTCGACGCCGCGTGCGTCTTCCCGATGCGCCTCGTCGGCCGCGCGTACGAGCGGGCCTTCGCCTTCCGGGCCGACACGGAGCGCGAGCGCCTCGCGCGCCTCGACGCGCCCCTCCCGCGGGTCGATCCCGTCGTGCCGCCGTGGGCCGGCGACGCGGGCTTCGCGCCGCTCGTCGTATCGGAGGAGGGTATCCCCTCCCTCGTCGCCTCCTGCGCGATCGACCACGGCGTCGGCGCCGTCCCCGGCCTTCGGGGCGGGGAGGCCGCGGCCCGCACGCGCTGGAGGGCGTTCCGCGAGACGGGGCTCGCGCGCTACGCCGAGGCGCGCAACGACGCCGCCGACCTCGACGGCGTCTCCCGCCTCTCGCCCTACCTCCACTTCGGCATGGTCTCCGCCGCCCGCATCGCCCGGGAGGCGCGCGCGGCGGGAGGCCCGGGAGCGGCGAAGTACCTGGACGAGATCCTCACCTGGCGCGAGCTGGCGTGGAGCTTCTGCTTCCACCGCGGCGACCACGCGAGCGTCTCCGCCCTCCCCGCGTGGGCGCGAGAGAGCCTCGCACGGGCCCAGGCCGCGCCGCGCGACCTCCCGCCCCGCGAGGCCATCGAGCTGGGGACCACGGGAGACCCGCTCTGGGACCTCGCGCAGCGCTCGCTCGTCGCGCACGGCGAGCTCCACAACAACGTGAGGATGACCTGGGGCAAGAAGCTCCTCGAGTGGACGCGGAGCCCGGAGGAGGCGCTCGCCCTCGCCGAGGAGCTGAACCACCGCTGGGCGCTCGACGGGCGCGACCCGTCGTCGTACGGCGGCATCCTCTGGTGCCTCGGGCAGTTCGACCGCCCCTTTCCGCCGGAGCGTCCCCTCCTCGGCCTCGTGAGGCCGCGCCCGACGGAGGAGCACGCGATGAGGCTCGGCCTCGAGCGGTACGCTCGCGCCGTGAATCGCCCGCGCGGCAACCCCTCGCCCGTCCTCGTCGTCGGCGCCGGGGCCGCGGGGCTCCTCGCCGCGCGGACGCTCGCCGACCACGGCCTCGAGGTCACCGTCGTCGACAAGGGGCGGGGCGCCGGCGGCCGGCTCGCGACGCGGCGGCTCGGCGACGGGGGCTCGTTCGACCACGGCGCGGCGCTCTTCGAGCCGGTGACGGCCTCCTTCCGGCGGCGCCTCGCGACCTGGGAGGCGGACGGGCTCGTGGAGCGGGTCGAGGCCGCGCCCGGGGGCGGGAGCGAGGCGAACGCCTTCCGCGTCCGCGGCCCGGCGACCTCCCTCGCGAAGCACCTCGCGCGCGGCCTCGACGTGCGCCTCGGCGCGAAGGCCGTCTCCCTCGCGCGCGACGAGGACGGCTTCGTCCTTGTCCTCGAGGACGGCGCAACCCTGCGGGGCGCGGCGGCGATCCTGACACCCCCGGTCCCGCAGGCGCTCGACTTCCTCTCCCGCGGCGGCCTCGCGAGTCGGATCCCCGACGACCTCCACGCCGCGCTCGCGGCCGTCGCCTATCACCCGGGCCTCGTCCTCCTCCTCCGCCTCGACCGGCGCGCGGCGGCGATTCCGCCCGCGGGCCTCCTCGCCCTCCGCGACGGCGGCCCCGTCGCGCGGATCGTCGAGAACGCGCGCGACGGCGGCCCGTCGCGCCTCTCGGTCTATGCGCGCGAAAGCGTCGCGGCGGAGCGCTTCGAAGCCCCGCCGGAGGAGACGGCCGCCGCGCTCGAGGCGGCGGCCCTGGGCGCCCTCGGCCTCGGCGCGGACGCGGTCGTCGAGAGGGACCTGAAGCGGTGGCGGTACGCCCGCCCGTCGGCTCCGTTCCCCGGCGAGGTCCCGCTCGTCGATCTCGACGGCGCGCCGCTCCTCTTCGCCGGCGACGCGTTCGGGCAGGTCGAAGCGGTGCCGCCGACCGGGAACACCGGCCTCGAGCGGGCCGTCCTCGCGGGGCTCGCGGCGGCAGGGAGGCTCCTCGGTTCTGCCTCGCACGGAAAGGTGCGGGCGCGCGCCTGACAGCCGGCCGTCAGGCGGCCGAAGCGCGAAGCGACGCGGCGCGCTGCCGGATCTCGCGCAGGGTCTCCTCGGGGAGCCGGTCGAGGTTCTTCAGCTGCAGGAGCATCCGGGCGTTCTTCGCGAGGAACGCCCGGTGGCGCGCGAGGAAGTCCCAGTAGAGCGTCGTGAACGGGCAGGCCTCCTCGCCCGTCGCCTTCGCGGGGTCGAACCGGCAGGAGCGGCAGTGGTTCCCCATCCGCTGGATGTACTTCCCGGTCGCGACGTACGGCTTGCTGGCCATGTAGCCGCCGTCGGCGTGCTGCGACATCCCGATCACGTTCGGGAGCTCGACCCACTCGACGGCGTCGACGTAGACCGCGAGGTACCACCGGTGGACCTCGACGGGACGGACCCCGAGGAGGAGCGCGTAGAGGCCCGTCACCATGAGCCGCTGGATGTGGTGGGCGTAGCCGAGATCGAGCGTCTGGCCCAGGACGTCGGCCAGGCACGCCATTTCCGTCTCCCCCGTCCAGTAGAAAGGGGGAAGCGGGCGGTCGGCGCCGAGCGCGTTCTCGGAGAGGTATTCCGGCATGCGGAGTCAATAGACCCCGCGGACGTACTCCCGCCAGCCGAGGACCTGCCTCACGAACCCCTCGACCGACTCGATCGGCGCCGCGCCCGTCCGCCACGCCGCCTCCGCCCCGCGGAGGACCTCCCGCGGGTCGAGGAGCTTCAGGTTCATCGCGGCGGAGAGGCGCGAGTGGAAGAGGACGGGCTCGCCGGCCCACATCGCGTCCTCGTAGCGGCCGAAGGAGGGGAGGCGGTGCGCGAGGAAGTCGTCGAGGGCCCGGAGCGCCTCCGCGCGGGTCACGGGCCAGTCGAAGCGGTCGAGGCTCCCGGGGTGCGAGGGAAAGCGACGGCCCACGAGGTCGAGGACCTCGCGCGTCGTCGCGTCGGGAGGGAAGGCAAGGGGAGCGCGCACCGGCCCGGGACCCCGGACGCCGAAGCTCTCGCGATTCGACGCGTCGAAGTTGAAGGCTCCTCCCGCGGGGAGCCCGCCCTCCATCAGGATGCCGGTCTTCTTCCGCATCTCCCTGTAGAAGAGCTCCATCCGGAGCTGCTCTCGCCCCTTCGCCCACGCCCGGAACTCCTCGGTCGGGCAGAGGAAGTGCCGGTCGGGGAGGATCTCGAGGCCGGGGACGGCCCGGAGCAGCTCCTCCCGCACTCGCCACTCGCCCGGCTCGACGACGACGACCCGTTCCGGGCGGAGCCTTTCGACGGCTCTCGCGAGCTCGGTCCCGAGGGTCGACTCGCAGAGCTCGACGTACGCGACGTCGAAGCCCCGCGCGCGAAGGTCGTCGCGGAAGTGGCGCATCGCCGAGAGGAAGAGCGCGATCCGCGCCTTGTGCGACCAGACCTGCTCGCCCTCCGCGGAGACTTCTGCCATGAAGACCCGGTCGCGTTCCGGGTCGAAGCCGTCGAAAGCGGCCGACGCCGCGTCGAGCTGGTCCCCGAGGACGACGACGAGGTTCCGCGGTTCCCTCATCGAAGGGATTCTCCGCCAGACCGGCGCCAGAGGCTCGTTTCGAGGCTCGGCCCGGGCGCCTTCACCGGTCGGCGTGGAAGTGCGTCACCGCCCCGAGCGGGAGGCGCACGCCCGCGAGGTAGTCGTCGATGCAGCGGACGACGACGCTCGAACGGGGGCGTCCCGCCGCGATCTCGTCACGCGTGAGCCAGCGGCAGGCGAGGATCTCCTCCGGGTCCTCGGCATGCGCCTCGACGCCCTCCGGGACCGTGCCGGCGAAACAGAAGCGGCAGAAGTCGCGGCCGCTCCTCGAGAGGAGCTGGTAGACGCCCACGAGGCTCTCGGGCGTGAACGGGAGTCCCGTCTCTTCGCGTACCTCGCGGACGACGGCGTCGAGGATCGCCTCGCCCGGGTCGACGTGTCCTGCCGGCTGGTTCCAGACGGGGCCGGGGTGTCCCGGGTCCAGCTCCTCGACGACGAGGAATCGACCGGCCCGTTCGACGATCGCGGCGACGGTGACGTTCCAGGGCATGGCGGTCTCCTCCGGCGGAGAGTTTAGGCATCTGCGGCCTGCTGCACGCCCGGCTCGATGCCCGGCACCGGCGTTTGGAGGCCGACTTGGGCACTTCTGTCACATCGATTCGCCCTGGCGAACCTTTTCTGAGACCGCCCGTAGCAGTGAACGTCCAGCTCAGGTAACCCGGCACCCGGCCGCACCCGAGCCTGGTCGACCCTCCGGCCCATGGGAGGTGGTTCGTTACGACGATCGGTGCGACAGAACGACACAAACCCTGATCAATCTCGACAAACCGGCAGCCCGCGGCTCGAGTCCATCTCGACATGCAGGGTCTCTGCCCCTACATCCCCAGGCAACGTACAAATGGGAGGCATCCAAATGAAAACTCTCCTCTGCAAGTCGTTCCTTCTCGCCGCGCTCGCGATGCTGATCGCGGTTCCCGCCGTCGCCGACGACGTCGCCGTCTTCCGGCTCGACCAGGCCGTCCAGGTGGGCAGCGTGAAGCTCCCCGCCGGGGTGTACGCGTTCCGGGCCTCGGACCGTGGCGTCGTGTCGGTCTACGACGAAGAGAACTCGACCGTCGTCGGCGTCGCCCTCGCGCGCCGGGCCTCCCTCAAGCTCGCAGAGCTCGAGACCTCGGGCACGCTCTCCCACGACTGGGCCGTCCGGACCCTCTCTCTCGGCGCCTGGCGCTACAGCTTCTCCGCGGGCGAGGCGCCCGCCACGATGGCGGCCGTCCCGCAGGCCACGACCGTCGTCGCGCTCGCCCGGTAAGGAATGCCCTGTTCCGGGGCCGGGAGGGCGCGCCGCCCGCGCAGCGGCGGGCGCGATGCCCTCCCGGTCAGCGCGTCGCCCGCGCGGCGATCTCCCGGAGCATCCCTCTGAACACGAGGACGTGCAGAGGGTAGACGCCGTACCAGTAGAGGAGGCCGGCGAGTCCGGCGGGGTCGAACTCGGCGGTCTGCCGGATGGTCGATCCGCTCCCGTCCTCACTCACCTCGAATTCGAGCCACGCCCTTCCGGGGAGCTTCATCTCGGCGGCCAGGCGCAGCCGCCGGTCCGGCTCGAAGGCCTCGACCCGCCAGAAGTCGAGCGCGTCTCCCACGGCGAGCGTCTCCGGGTGGCGCCGGCCCCGGCGGACGCCGACACCGCCGACGAGGAGGTCGACGAAGCCGCGGAGGCGCCAGAGGAAGTTGGCGTAGTACCAGCCGCTCTCGCCGCCGATCCGGCGGACCGGCGTGAACGCCTGCGCCGCCGTGGCCGCGACCCTCACCACGCGGGAATCGACGAGCCGGGCGCCGACCCTGAGGCCGCCGTAGCCGCCGGGCGCCGTGCCGGCCGACGAGAGGGCGTCGGACCAGCGCGTTGCGGCGAACTCCTCGTCCTCGTTCGCGAGGGCGCGCTCCATGGACCTCTGGAGGCCCATCGGCACGATCGCGGGGAAGAGCCGGCGGGCCGTGTCGTCCCGGACGACCGTCGGGTTGCTCACGCCCTCGATCAGCTTGCGCCCGACGCGCGCGTAGACCGGCGTCGTCAGTCCGAGCCAGAGGCTCGACAGGCGGGGCGTCAGGACGGGCACCGGGATCAGCCAGCGCTTCAGGCCCCGCTGCGCCGCGTATTCCCGCATGAGGTCGCCGTACGTCACCTGGTCGGCGCCGCCGATCTCCACCGTGCGCCCCTCGCCAGGGTCCAGGTCGAGGGCCGCGAGCAGGTAGGCGACGAGGTCCTCGATCGCGATCGGCTGCGCCTTCGTCTCCACCCAGCGGGGACAGATCATGGCGGGGAGGCGCTCGACGAGCGACCGGATGAGCTCGAACGACAGGCTCCCCGAGCCGAGGACGATCGAGGCGCGCAGCTCGACGACCGGGATTCCCGAGGCGGACCGGAGCACGTCGCCCGTCTCCTGGCGGCTCCGGAGGTGGGCCGAGAGGCCCGCCCCCGACTCGCCGAGGCCGCCGAGATAGATGATCTTCTGCACCCCGGCGGCGCGGGCCGCCTCGCCGAAGTTGCGGGCAGCGAGGCGGTCCTGCTCCTCGAACGCGGCGCCCGCCGCCATCGAGTGGACCAGGTAGTACGCCGTGTGGACTCCCGCGAGCGCCGGGTCGAGCGTCTCCCGCCGCAGGCAGTCGCCGGGGACGACCTCGGTCCCTTCGGGGACCCGGGAGGTCAGGCTCTCCGGCCGCCGGGCGAGGCAGCGCACGCGGTGGCCGCGCTCTGAGAGCGCGCGCAGGAGCCGGCCGCCGACGTAGCCGGTCGCGCCCGTCAGGAGGATCAACCCGGCCTCGGTATCTCTCGGCGAATCCGGCACGCTGGCATCGTACTCGGCCTCCGGGCCCGGGAAACGCGGAGGCTCATTCACGCGGAGCCCTCGGAACGAATGCCGAGGTCCTCCGGATGTAGCCCGCGTACTCGGGCCGCGTCGCGGCCATGTGGGCGTCGAGCATCGCGACCCCGGAGACCTTCACGAGGAGAAACGTCATCAGCGCGGGGGCGAGGACGGTCGCCCAGCCCATCGGCTCGTCGAGGGCAGAGAGGAAGAAGCCCCACCAGAGGACGGCTTCGCCGAAGTAGTTCGGGTGGCGGCTGTACCGCCAGAGCCCGGTGTCGAGGACCGGTCCCGGTGCGCCGGAACCGCCGCGCGCGCGCGCCGCGCGGAACGCGTTCAGCTGCGCGTCGGCCACGACCTCGATCGCGAGGCCGACGGCGAAGAGCGCGAGACCGAGGAGGTCGGTGAACGAGATCGGGTCGGGCTCGCGCGCGGACCCCGCCAGCTGTAGCGGTGCCGAGATCAGGACGATCAGGAAGCCCTGGAGGACGAAGACCTGGAAGAAGCTGATCCACCAGTACCGGTCGACGCCGTACTTCCTGCGAAAGCCCGCGTAGCGCGGATCCTCGGCCTTTCCCCGGCTCCGGGCCAGGAGGTAGAGCCAGAGGCGGACCGCCCATGCTCCCACCATGGCGAGGAGGAGCCCCTTGGCCGGCGTCAGGCCGGTCCGCGCCACGGTGTTCGCG belongs to Holophagales bacterium and includes:
- a CDS encoding NUDIX hydrolase; protein product: MPWNVTVAAIVERAGRFLVVEELDPGHPGPVWNQPAGHVDPGEAILDAVVREVREETGLPFTPESLVGVYQLLSRSGRDFCRFCFAGTVPEGVEAHAEDPEEILACRWLTRDEIAAGRPRSSVVVRCIDDYLAGVRLPLGAVTHFHADR
- a CDS encoding DUF1295 domain-containing protein, with translation MTFDLVAWNAALVLVLMTALWAVSVFLKDASIVDPWWSIGFLLVAANTVARTGLTPAKGLLLAMVGAWAVRLWLYLLARSRGKAEDPRYAGFRRKYGVDRYWWISFFQVFVLQGFLIVLISAPLQLAGSAREPDPISFTDLLGLALFAVGLAIEVVADAQLNAFRAARARGGSGAPGPVLDTGLWRYSRHPNYFGEAVLWWGFFLSALDEPMGWATVLAPALMTFLLVKVSGVAMLDAHMAATRPEYAGYIRRTSAFVPRAPRE
- a CDS encoding SDR family oxidoreductase, whose translation is MILLTGATGYVGGRLLRALSERGHRVRCLARRPESLTSRVPEGTEVVPGDCLRRETLDPALAGVHTAYYLVHSMAAGAAFEEQDRLAARNFGEAARAAGVQKIIYLGGLGESGAGLSAHLRSRQETGDVLRSASGIPVVELRASIVLGSGSLSFELIRSLVERLPAMICPRWVETKAQPIAIEDLVAYLLAALDLDPGEGRTVEIGGADQVTYGDLMREYAAQRGLKRWLIPVPVLTPRLSSLWLGLTTPVYARVGRKLIEGVSNPTVVRDDTARRLFPAIVPMGLQRSMERALANEDEEFAATRWSDALSSAGTAPGGYGGLRVGARLVDSRVVRVAATAAQAFTPVRRIGGESGWYYANFLWRLRGFVDLLVGGVGVRRGRRHPETLAVGDALDFWRVEAFEPDRRLRLAAEMKLPGRAWLEFEVSEDGSGSTIRQTAEFDPAGLAGLLYWYGVYPLHVLVFRGMLREIAARATR
- a CDS encoding FAD-dependent oxidoreductase translates to MDERLAERIRPLNDARREGRGEFVLWWAATALRVDENPALEVAIAEANARHLPVVVYQDLTWRARWATDRRFRFVLEGVPGLARDLAARGVRHFFRLERGPGDPSGALLDLARRADLVVTEDFPAGGFARRRARLAEEAGVPVVAVDAACVFPMRLVGRAYERAFAFRADTERERLARLDAPLPRVDPVVPPWAGDAGFAPLVVSEEGIPSLVASCAIDHGVGAVPGLRGGEAAARTRWRAFRETGLARYAEARNDAADLDGVSRLSPYLHFGMVSAARIAREARAAGGPGAAKYLDEILTWRELAWSFCFHRGDHASVSALPAWARESLARAQAAPRDLPPREAIELGTTGDPLWDLAQRSLVAHGELHNNVRMTWGKKLLEWTRSPEEALALAEELNHRWALDGRDPSSYGGILWCLGQFDRPFPPERPLLGLVRPRPTEEHAMRLGLERYARAVNRPRGNPSPVLVVGAGAAGLLAARTLADHGLEVTVVDKGRGAGGRLATRRLGDGGSFDHGAALFEPVTASFRRRLATWEADGLVERVEAAPGGGSEANAFRVRGPATSLAKHLARGLDVRLGAKAVSLARDEDGFVLVLEDGATLRGAAAILTPPVPQALDFLSRGGLASRIPDDLHAALAAVAYHPGLVLLLRLDRRAAAIPPAGLLALRDGGPVARIVENARDGGPSRLSVYARESVAAERFEAPPEETAAALEAAALGALGLGADAVVERDLKRWRYARPSAPFPGEVPLVDLDGAPLLFAGDAFGQVEAVPPTGNTGLERAVLAGLAAAGRLLGSASHGKVRARA